A genomic segment from Pistricoccus aurantiacus encodes:
- the murB gene encoding UDP-N-acetylmuramate dehydrogenase, with protein sequence MAVEWQERVDLTRANTLGLPCIAERFIGASTSQILKEATALARQRDWPLTLLGGGSNLILGPWLPGLVITPTFDELCLSPLDDQRVRVDVDAGMNWHVLVMRLANEGLWGIENLALIPGQCGAAPIQNIGAYGVELAEVLKAVRIIHLDSGRQDVLNASDCAFGYRDSIFKNALMDKVAITGLTLEVTRKPRPRLTYGDLARRVSVDPTPLEVAEAVCAVRREKLPDPQALSNAGSFFKNPLINWRQARRLLEDYPEMPHFPQPDGRVKLAAGWLIEQCGLKGWQKGCFGVHEKQALVLVHHGGGSAQELLDFAGRVAARVEARFGVILEWEPRTRYLSL encoded by the coding sequence GTGGCAGTGGAGTGGCAAGAAAGAGTGGATCTGACCCGGGCCAACACCTTGGGTCTGCCATGTATCGCGGAGCGCTTTATCGGGGCGTCGACGTCGCAGATCTTGAAAGAGGCCACCGCCCTGGCGCGTCAGCGGGATTGGCCGCTGACCCTGCTGGGAGGCGGCAGCAATTTGATTCTGGGTCCTTGGCTACCGGGGTTGGTCATCACGCCAACCTTCGATGAGCTTTGCTTGTCGCCGCTGGATGATCAGCGGGTGCGCGTGGACGTCGACGCGGGCATGAACTGGCACGTCCTGGTGATGCGTCTGGCGAATGAAGGCCTGTGGGGGATTGAAAACCTGGCGCTGATCCCTGGTCAGTGCGGCGCGGCGCCGATTCAGAACATCGGCGCCTACGGCGTCGAACTGGCGGAGGTGCTCAAGGCGGTTCGGATAATCCATCTCGACAGCGGCCGTCAGGATGTTCTGAACGCTTCGGACTGCGCCTTCGGTTACCGCGACAGCATCTTCAAGAATGCTTTGATGGACAAGGTGGCGATCACCGGCTTGACCCTGGAAGTTACGCGAAAGCCACGACCAAGGCTGACTTACGGCGATCTGGCTCGCCGGGTATCGGTCGATCCAACCCCTCTGGAAGTCGCCGAGGCGGTATGCGCGGTTCGCCGAGAAAAACTGCCGGATCCTCAAGCGTTATCCAATGCAGGCAGTTTCTTCAAGAACCCGCTGATCAACTGGCGGCAGGCTCGGCGGTTGCTGGAAGACTATCCGGAAATGCCGCATTTTCCGCAGCCGGATGGGCGAGTCAAACTCGCCGCGGGCTGGCTGATCGAGCAATGCGGTCTCAAAGGGTGGCAAAAAGGATGTTTTGGCGTGCACGAGAAACAGGCGCTAGTGCTGGTGCATCACGGCGGCGGCAGCGCACAGGAACTTCTGGATTTCGCCGGTCGAGTCGCTGCACGAGTCGAGGCGCGTTTCGGCGTCATCCTGGAATGGGAGCCACGCACCCGGTATCTTTCTCTCTGA
- a CDS encoding low molecular weight protein-tyrosine-phosphatase, whose translation MRVLFVCLGNICRSPTGEGVLRHKLEAAGLADKVEVDSCGTSDWHLDQAPDPRAVEAASRRGVDIRQLRGRQISAEDFQYFDYILAMDDSNLANLEALQPANSRARVGLFLEFAGRPGEAIPDPYTGDDKGFEAVLDSVEQAADGLIATLRKRLEAV comes from the coding sequence ATGCGAGTGTTGTTCGTTTGTCTAGGCAATATCTGTCGCTCACCCACCGGGGAAGGTGTCTTGCGTCACAAGCTGGAAGCGGCGGGTCTGGCGGACAAGGTCGAGGTGGATTCCTGCGGGACCAGCGACTGGCATTTGGATCAGGCGCCGGACCCGCGCGCCGTCGAAGCGGCCAGCCGTCGCGGTGTGGATATCCGTCAGTTGCGCGGCCGTCAGATCAGCGCCGAAGACTTCCAGTATTTCGATTACATCCTGGCCATGGACGACAGCAACCTGGCGAATCTCGAGGCGCTGCAACCTGCCAACAGCCGCGCGCGGGTCGGGCTCTTTCTCGAGTTCGCGGGTCGGCCAGGGGAAGCGATCCCGGATCCCTACACCGGCGATGACAAAGGGTTCGAGGCGGTGCTGGACAGCGTCGAGCAGGCGGCGGATGGATTGATCGCAACACTGCGCAAGCGTCTGGAAGCGGTCTAG
- the kdsB gene encoding 3-deoxy-manno-octulosonate cytidylyltransferase, whose product MNDFLAVIPARFASSRLPGKPLLDIAGEPMVVRVWRQALASAAGRVVVATDDPRIREAVEQVGGEVVMTRAEHPSGTDRLAEVARRLELDPETILVNVQGDEPLLPPALIDQVATRLAHDDEASIATLAEPILDLDTLFNPNVVKVVRDCHERALYFSRAPLPWDRQAWSADLWENADARTLALEANVWLRHIGLYAYRVGFLEEYCRWAPAPLERVEQLEQLRALHHGKRIQVALADTPHPAGVDTQEDLQRVRAWFSR is encoded by the coding sequence ATGAATGATTTCCTGGCGGTCATTCCGGCGCGTTTCGCCTCCAGCCGCCTGCCCGGCAAGCCACTGCTGGATATCGCCGGCGAACCCATGGTGGTGCGGGTCTGGCGTCAGGCCCTGGCCAGCGCCGCTGGTCGAGTGGTGGTGGCCACGGACGATCCGCGCATACGCGAGGCGGTCGAGCAGGTCGGTGGCGAGGTGGTGATGACCCGAGCGGAGCATCCTTCCGGCACGGATCGGCTGGCGGAAGTGGCGCGGCGTCTCGAGCTTGATCCCGAGACAATCCTGGTCAATGTGCAGGGAGACGAACCGCTGCTGCCGCCGGCCTTGATCGATCAGGTGGCGACGCGACTCGCCCATGATGATGAGGCTTCCATCGCCACCCTGGCGGAGCCGATCCTGGATCTTGATACCCTGTTCAATCCCAATGTGGTCAAGGTGGTGCGCGATTGTCATGAGCGTGCGCTGTACTTTTCCCGCGCGCCGCTGCCTTGGGACCGACAGGCCTGGAGCGCCGATCTCTGGGAAAATGCCGATGCGCGGACGCTCGCGCTCGAGGCCAATGTCTGGCTGCGTCATATTGGTCTCTATGCCTATCGGGTCGGCTTTCTCGAGGAATATTGCCGATGGGCGCCGGCGCCGCTGGAGCGGGTCGAGCAGCTCGAGCAGCTGCGCGCGCTGCACCACGGCAAGCGTATTCAGGTCGCCCTGGCCGATACACCGCACCCGGCGGGAGTGGATACTCAGGAAGACCTGCAGCGGGTGCGAGCGTGGTTTTCCCGATAG
- a CDS encoding Trm112 family protein, translated as MDKELLAMLVCPLCQGKLKYDRQNAELRCHYHGLAFPIRDEIPVMLEEEARVMSVEEKLNKSEHARNKVENPGGKPGARP; from the coding sequence ATGGACAAGGAACTGCTGGCTATGCTGGTCTGCCCGCTGTGTCAAGGCAAGTTGAAGTATGACCGTCAAAACGCGGAGCTGCGCTGCCATTATCACGGCTTGGCGTTTCCGATACGCGACGAGATTCCGGTCATGCTCGAAGAAGAGGCTCGGGTCATGAGTGTCGAGGAAAAACTCAACAAGTCAGAGCATGCAAGAAATAAGGTCGAGAACCCTGGAGGCAAGCCTGGAGCTCGCCCATGA
- the lpxK gene encoding tetraacyldisaccharide 4'-kinase gives MSLEDRIVAAWYREARWLKLFRPLSILYRYFVNRRRQHYHKGKKTVWRAPVPVIVVGNITVGGTGKSPLVAWLARFLKERGWRPGILSRGYGGRSEVYPLLVTDTTAVEACGDEPAMLAAQTGAPVMVDPDRPRGARRLLEENCNILLSDDGLQHLALGRDIELVVVDGERGFGNRRCLPEGPLREPLSRLATVDALIVNGKPRVPPSENYFTMALVPIRWRYLRDDSIRPVTPLPFAREVHAVAGIGNPARFFATLDALGLEPVVHGFADHHRYRPQDLQFDGTPDQSAMPIVMTAKDAVKCRGFADERYWALEIEAQPNQAFIDWLSRRLDMLTQQCER, from the coding sequence GTGAGCCTGGAAGACAGAATCGTCGCTGCCTGGTACCGAGAGGCGCGCTGGCTCAAGCTGTTCAGGCCCCTGTCGATTTTATACCGTTATTTTGTCAATCGGCGGCGACAGCACTATCACAAAGGCAAGAAGACTGTGTGGCGGGCGCCTGTGCCGGTCATCGTGGTGGGCAATATCACCGTAGGAGGCACCGGTAAATCCCCCCTGGTGGCCTGGCTGGCGCGGTTTCTGAAGGAACGTGGGTGGCGCCCGGGTATCCTTTCTCGGGGCTACGGCGGCAGGAGCGAGGTTTATCCGCTGCTGGTGACCGACACGACAGCGGTCGAAGCCTGCGGCGACGAGCCGGCGATGCTGGCGGCTCAGACGGGCGCTCCTGTGATGGTGGACCCGGATCGTCCTCGTGGCGCCAGGCGTCTGCTCGAGGAAAACTGCAATATCCTCTTGAGCGACGATGGCCTGCAGCATCTCGCTCTGGGGCGGGACATCGAGCTGGTGGTGGTGGACGGCGAGCGCGGCTTCGGTAACCGACGCTGTCTTCCCGAGGGACCGCTGCGGGAGCCGCTGTCGCGGCTGGCAACGGTGGATGCGCTAATCGTCAACGGTAAACCCCGCGTTCCACCCTCGGAGAATTATTTCACCATGGCCCTGGTGCCCATCCGTTGGCGCTACCTGAGAGACGATAGCATCCGGCCCGTTACGCCGCTACCCTTTGCGAGAGAGGTGCATGCCGTGGCGGGAATCGGCAACCCCGCGCGCTTTTTCGCGACCCTAGATGCGCTGGGACTCGAGCCCGTGGTTCATGGATTCGCGGATCACCATCGCTATCGTCCCCAGGATCTGCAATTCGATGGGACGCCGGATCAGTCCGCGATGCCCATCGTGATGACCGCCAAGGATGCGGTAAAGTGTCGTGGCTTTGCGGATGAGCGCTATTGGGCCTTGGAGATAGAAGCGCAGCCGAATCAGGCCTTCATCGACTGGCTGTCCCGAAGGCTCGACATGTTGACTCAACAATGCGAGAGGTGA
- the msbA gene encoding lipid A export permease/ATP-binding protein MsbA, translated as MTQHSSWTLYKRLLAYVKPHWKAFLIAVVGYAIYAASSTALAEMMKRLIDGIQDPDAAFRLFLPLFVVGMFAFRGLGTFLGTFFMTDVARNVVHHLRCEVFGHMLHLPGRFFDMHSSGHMVSRLTYQVEQVTGAATKAITILLREGLFVIGLVGYLLWTNALLTLLFLVITPLIGLVVNYTSKRFRRISRRIQRSMGDVTHVASEALTGYRVVRTHGAEDYEKRRFIAASEYNRQQSLKEALTKGISTPVIQLLVALALAALVWLAMSPALMANMTAGEFVAFITAAALMAKPIRELTDVNSIVQRGLAASDELFGLLDEPEEPDPGTRLPERFEGKVDFEGIRFRYAEDQPEILHGIDLHVAAGEMIAIVGRSGSGKSTLVNLLPRFYRPTAGRITIDDQPIEDYQLSALRRQIALVSQQVTLFNTSIAENIAYGYPDADRDAVVAAAKAAYADEFIKELSQGYDTLVGDNGVMLSGGQRQRLAIARAIFKDAPILILDEATSALDTESERYIQMALEEVCRGRTTFVIAHRLSTIERADRILVMDQGRIVERGSHQELMANEGAYAALHQLQFQEPA; from the coding sequence GTGACTCAGCATTCCAGCTGGACGCTCTACAAACGCCTGCTCGCCTACGTCAAACCCCATTGGAAGGCATTTCTGATCGCGGTGGTGGGTTACGCCATCTACGCTGCCTCCAGCACTGCCCTGGCGGAAATGATGAAACGATTGATCGACGGCATACAGGACCCGGATGCCGCCTTTCGCTTGTTTCTTCCCTTGTTCGTGGTGGGCATGTTCGCCTTTCGCGGCCTCGGCACCTTTCTGGGCACCTTCTTCATGACGGATGTGGCGAGAAACGTGGTGCACCACCTACGCTGCGAGGTGTTCGGTCATATGCTGCATCTGCCCGGACGCTTCTTCGACATGCACTCCAGTGGGCACATGGTTTCCCGGCTTACCTATCAGGTGGAGCAGGTGACCGGCGCCGCCACCAAGGCGATCACCATCCTGCTGCGGGAGGGGCTGTTCGTGATCGGCCTGGTCGGTTATCTGCTATGGACCAACGCACTGTTGACCCTGCTGTTTCTGGTGATAACGCCGCTGATCGGCCTGGTGGTGAACTACACCAGCAAGCGCTTCAGGCGTATATCCCGACGCATTCAGCGCTCCATGGGGGACGTGACTCATGTGGCTTCGGAAGCGCTGACGGGGTATCGGGTGGTGCGTACTCACGGGGCGGAAGACTACGAAAAGCGCCGTTTCATCGCCGCCAGCGAGTACAATCGTCAGCAGAGTCTCAAGGAGGCCCTGACCAAGGGGATCAGTACGCCGGTCATCCAGTTGCTGGTGGCTCTGGCCCTGGCGGCGCTGGTGTGGCTCGCCATGTCGCCGGCGCTGATGGCGAACATGACCGCCGGAGAGTTTGTTGCCTTCATTACCGCCGCTGCCTTGATGGCGAAGCCGATACGCGAGCTGACGGACGTGAACAGTATCGTGCAGCGCGGTCTGGCTGCCTCGGACGAACTGTTCGGTCTGCTCGATGAACCCGAGGAGCCGGACCCGGGCACGCGGTTGCCGGAGCGCTTCGAAGGCAAGGTAGACTTCGAGGGTATTCGCTTTCGTTACGCGGAGGATCAACCGGAGATCCTGCACGGTATCGATCTTCATGTGGCGGCAGGGGAAATGATCGCCATCGTCGGGCGTTCCGGTAGCGGCAAGTCGACCCTGGTCAACCTGTTGCCGCGTTTCTACCGACCCACCGCAGGGCGTATCACCATCGACGACCAGCCCATCGAAGACTACCAGTTGTCCGCCTTGCGCCGGCAGATCGCCCTGGTTTCCCAGCAGGTCACCCTGTTCAATACCTCTATCGCGGAGAATATCGCCTACGGGTATCCGGACGCGGATCGCGACGCCGTCGTCGCCGCCGCCAAGGCCGCTTACGCGGATGAATTCATCAAGGAGCTTTCCCAAGGCTACGACACTCTGGTGGGGGATAACGGTGTCATGCTGTCCGGCGGTCAGCGCCAGCGCCTGGCCATCGCCCGGGCAATCTTCAAGGACGCGCCGATTCTGATACTCGACGAGGCCACCTCCGCCCTGGACACGGAGTCCGAACGCTATATTCAGATGGCGCTGGAGGAAGTCTGTCGTGGGCGTACCACCTTCGTGATCGCTCATCGGCTTTCGACCATCGAGCGCGCGGATCGCATACTGGTCATGGACCAGGGGCGCATCGTCGAGCGCGGCAGCCATCAGGAACTGATGGCTAACGAAGGGGCTTATGCCGCCCTGCATCAACTGCAGTTCCAGGAACCGGCGTGA
- a CDS encoding DNA internalization-related competence protein ComEC/Rec2, protein MRIGFVLPMAISALAGVALGRLAWPGGFEIWALGMLLAGRVHQRLLLGVMALAALPVLLGMGAELPSGLSRQDLRIQGRILEVEPRPRAARLLLAVERCQPEDSRLPSCERLRRIRLTFYDIPDMRVGERWALSARLRPPGGFTNPNTFDYRRWLWREGIDATGYVRSQPPPERLDDALPSLRRSALAALDERLSEGVARRWLAALTLGAKERLNDEDWTLLNATGTTHLMVISGLHVGLVATFALWLFRGLARLFTPTRWRMTVWPWGLAGLAALGYAWVAGLEPPALRASIMALVGLWVASGRHSPGLWQGFWLALGLVILIDPLSAWRPGTWLSFAAVAWLILIWRGRTRPRGIKGWCLALLRTQLLLAPLMAAASLLAFSRLAPGSVLINLVAVPLVGSLLVPLGLAGWLTWPIMPLSSLCWWGFGQLAAGLHFLLKAVADGLPLWTPPAWMILPLGLALGLSAFLWAAPGLSRRLRIGGSFALLLLALNPRAPEISPGVAQVWVYDVGQGQAVEVRTAHHRLLLDTGPRFASGYMPLSGLWPPGRQFDRVVVSHTDLDHAGGLAALESHRVVQFLAPQGSKLEVPYRACRQGQRWQWDQVRFQVLWPPAGSLEAFAENDRSCILLVEAGGQRLLVTGDAGREVERRLLNRDSQLLDGQPLDGQPLEVLVAGHHGSRTSSGEQFATRLTPHHVIYSAGRDNRFDHPAPQVVRRFRRQGSCQWNTAQDGAIRLVLGGAQGIELMPQRHPGVGAVDAHCHRVEFRSRPGAGIAASSFSQLPMETP, encoded by the coding sequence ATGCGTATCGGATTCGTCCTTCCGATGGCGATCAGTGCCCTGGCGGGGGTCGCGCTTGGCCGTCTGGCCTGGCCGGGGGGCTTCGAGATATGGGCACTTGGCATGCTGCTGGCCGGTCGTGTCCATCAGCGACTGCTGCTGGGCGTCATGGCGCTGGCCGCGCTACCGGTATTGCTGGGCATGGGCGCGGAGCTGCCCTCGGGATTGTCGCGGCAGGATCTTCGCATCCAAGGCAGAATTCTCGAAGTGGAGCCTCGCCCCCGCGCCGCGCGGCTGCTGCTGGCGGTGGAGCGTTGCCAGCCGGAGGATTCGCGCCTGCCCTCCTGCGAGCGGCTGCGTCGAATTCGCCTGACCTTCTACGATATTCCGGACATGCGGGTAGGAGAGCGCTGGGCGCTGAGCGCGCGTCTGCGACCGCCCGGCGGTTTCACCAATCCGAATACTTTCGACTATCGACGCTGGCTATGGCGAGAAGGCATCGACGCCACCGGCTACGTGCGTTCCCAGCCTCCACCGGAACGGCTTGACGATGCCTTGCCTTCGCTGCGCCGCTCGGCGCTCGCGGCGCTGGACGAACGCCTGTCCGAAGGGGTCGCCCGACGCTGGCTGGCCGCCTTGACCCTGGGGGCCAAGGAGCGTCTGAACGACGAGGACTGGACGCTGCTCAACGCCACCGGCACCACCCATCTGATGGTGATATCCGGTTTGCACGTGGGGCTGGTAGCGACCTTTGCGCTGTGGCTATTCCGAGGTCTCGCGCGGCTGTTTACGCCGACGCGATGGCGCATGACGGTATGGCCCTGGGGACTGGCGGGGCTCGCGGCGCTGGGCTATGCCTGGGTGGCGGGACTCGAACCTCCGGCGCTGCGCGCGTCGATCATGGCGCTGGTAGGGCTATGGGTGGCCAGCGGGAGACACTCGCCGGGTCTCTGGCAGGGATTCTGGCTGGCGCTGGGGCTGGTGATCCTGATCGACCCACTATCCGCCTGGCGCCCCGGAACCTGGCTCTCCTTCGCTGCCGTGGCCTGGCTGATCCTTATCTGGCGGGGGCGAACGCGCCCCCGAGGCATCAAGGGCTGGTGCTTGGCGCTTCTTCGCACCCAGTTGTTGCTGGCGCCGCTGATGGCGGCGGCGAGCCTGCTGGCATTTTCCCGCCTGGCGCCGGGCTCGGTGTTGATCAATCTTGTAGCGGTTCCTCTGGTCGGCAGCCTGCTGGTACCGCTGGGTCTTGCGGGATGGCTGACATGGCCCATCATGCCGCTCTCGTCGCTATGCTGGTGGGGATTTGGTCAGCTCGCCGCGGGGCTGCATTTCTTGTTGAAAGCGGTGGCTGATGGATTGCCGCTTTGGACGCCGCCCGCCTGGATGATCCTGCCGCTTGGCCTGGCGCTGGGGCTGAGTGCGTTTCTCTGGGCGGCGCCAGGACTGAGCCGCCGGTTAAGGATTGGCGGCAGCTTCGCCCTGCTGTTGCTGGCGCTCAATCCACGCGCTCCCGAGATTTCGCCAGGAGTAGCCCAAGTATGGGTCTACGATGTCGGCCAGGGGCAGGCGGTGGAAGTGCGCACCGCGCATCATCGACTCCTGCTGGATACCGGACCGCGCTTTGCCTCGGGTTATATGCCATTGTCGGGACTCTGGCCACCGGGAAGACAGTTCGACAGAGTCGTCGTCAGCCACACGGATCTCGATCATGCCGGCGGGCTGGCCGCCCTGGAGTCTCATCGAGTCGTGCAGTTTCTAGCGCCCCAGGGTTCGAAACTCGAGGTGCCTTACCGCGCTTGCCGGCAAGGACAGCGATGGCAGTGGGATCAGGTTCGCTTCCAGGTTCTCTGGCCGCCCGCCGGAAGCCTCGAGGCGTTCGCCGAAAACGATCGTTCCTGCATACTGCTGGTCGAGGCGGGAGGCCAGCGCCTGCTGGTGACCGGCGACGCGGGGCGAGAGGTCGAGCGGCGATTGTTGAACCGCGACAGCCAGCTTCTTGATGGCCAACCCCTGGATGGCCAGCCCCTGGAGGTGCTGGTAGCCGGCCATCATGGCAGCCGCACCAGTTCCGGGGAGCAGTTCGCGACACGGCTCACGCCGCATCATGTGATCTATAGCGCCGGGCGGGACAATCGCTTCGATCATCCGGCGCCGCAGGTCGTTCGACGTTTTCGTCGGCAAGGGAGCTGCCAGTGGAATACCGCCCAGGATGGCGCCATACGCCTGGTGCTCGGCGGCGCTCAAGGGATCGAACTGATGCCGCAGCGCCATCCTGGGGTTGGCGCTGTCGATGCGCACTGTCATCGGGTAGAATTTCGCTCCAGGCCAGGGGCAGGCATCGCCGCCTCGTCGTTCTCACAACTTCCAATGGAGACGCCGTGA
- a CDS encoding DUF2062 domain-containing protein, protein MPRRFLQRYLPHPDALRRKSSLRFMGRLIGDTSLWMLSRRSVANACMVGLFSALLPIPFQMMVSALGAWLLRCNLPLCMALVWITNPLTMPLIFYMNYRLGAWTLGNPVREVPDQLSTEWLVSQMQHILPPLLLGSLMAAVSIGLIANLLVRLIWRWQVARSWKRRQRRRIRPKAIDPEQTRQESACPHPDAAHDPDGPPSPYRE, encoded by the coding sequence ATGCCGCGTCGATTCCTGCAGCGCTATCTGCCTCACCCGGACGCTCTCAGGCGCAAAAGCTCATTGCGCTTCATGGGACGCCTGATCGGCGATACATCCCTGTGGATGCTGTCTCGGCGCAGCGTCGCCAACGCTTGCATGGTGGGGTTGTTCAGCGCGCTGCTGCCCATCCCTTTTCAGATGATGGTATCCGCTCTCGGCGCCTGGCTATTGCGCTGCAACCTGCCGCTTTGCATGGCACTGGTATGGATTACCAATCCATTGACCATGCCGTTGATCTTCTATATGAACTATCGGCTCGGCGCCTGGACGCTGGGCAATCCGGTACGCGAGGTGCCTGATCAGCTGTCCACGGAATGGCTGGTGAGTCAGATGCAGCATATTCTGCCTCCGCTGCTGCTGGGCTCGCTGATGGCCGCGGTCAGCATCGGGCTGATCGCCAATCTGCTGGTGCGCCTGATCTGGCGCTGGCAGGTCGCACGTAGCTGGAAGCGCCGCCAGCGGCGCCGGATACGTCCGAAAGCCATCGATCCAGAACAGACTAGGCAGGAGTCAGCCTGCCCGCATCCAGACGCAGCACACGATCCTGATGGGCCGCCAAGCCCATATCGTGAGTGA
- a CDS encoding ABC transporter ATP-binding protein: MADNAAIQEAGRKTMLRCENLTRIYSEGPQDITVLENLELEVRAGERVAVVGSSGSGKTTLLNLLGGLDRPSRGRVRVADQDLSVLGEAALGRFRNRHIGFVYQFHHLLAELTAVENAALPLIVRGQSRREAKERARGILAKVGMQARSEHKPGELSGGERQRVAIARALVTDPSVMLMDEPTGNLDQHTAASILALMDELASTTACAFVIVTHDMGLAAHQDRVLRLDAGRLTPA; the protein is encoded by the coding sequence ATGGCCGATAACGCCGCGATTCAGGAAGCAGGCCGCAAGACCATGCTGCGCTGCGAGAATCTGACCCGTATCTACAGCGAAGGGCCCCAGGATATCACCGTGCTCGAAAACCTCGAGCTCGAGGTGCGCGCCGGCGAGCGAGTTGCGGTGGTAGGCAGCTCCGGCTCCGGCAAGACGACGCTGCTCAACCTGCTCGGCGGCCTCGATCGCCCCAGCCGCGGGCGCGTGCGGGTAGCCGATCAGGATCTGTCGGTCCTGGGCGAAGCGGCGCTGGGACGCTTTCGCAATCGTCATATCGGCTTCGTCTATCAGTTCCATCATCTGCTGGCGGAATTGACCGCGGTGGAGAATGCTGCTCTTCCGCTGATCGTGCGCGGCCAATCCCGGCGTGAGGCCAAGGAGCGCGCTCGGGGAATACTCGCCAAGGTCGGCATGCAGGCGAGAAGCGAGCACAAGCCAGGGGAACTGTCCGGGGGAGAACGTCAGCGGGTGGCCATCGCCCGAGCCCTGGTGACGGATCCCAGCGTGATGCTGATGGATGAGCCTACGGGCAACCTGGACCAGCACACCGCCGCCAGTATCCTGGCCCTGATGGATGAACTGGCCAGCACCACCGCCTGCGCCTTTGTGATCGTCACTCACGATATGGGCTTGGCGGCCCATCAGGATCGTGTGCTGCGTCTGGATGCGGGCAGGCTGACTCCTGCCTAG